In Labrus mixtus chromosome 13, fLabMix1.1, whole genome shotgun sequence, a single genomic region encodes these proteins:
- the pla1a gene encoding phospholipase A1 member A isoform X2, producing the protein MSQQHNTILLCLFIVFITSLVLGLEKNSTHEECADLNNTTWQEYRQRSVKLQVQYLLLTRKNLDCAQTFTQQSLTETEQPSYFNISRPTKVIIHGYRALGSKPSWVKDLAVALLRAQDVNVVVVDWIYGASFAYNLVVENYKEVAVQISVLINQMQTNGCKLESFHFIGISLGAHVAGFVGTLFEGKIGRITGLDPAGPMFKGADTFDRLDPSDALFVDAIHTDSDYFGISIPVGHVDFFLNGGKDQTGCARSRFASMYGYVICDHMRALHVYMSALNGSCPLIGIPCSSYEDFLKGNCLDCDIFKGTCPTIGLSENSGITISPIPKEQRLFLLTSSSTPFCAHHILLRLEVSPLDKSAEVEVTLRTESLRKEQRLRLRTDTTMYRTVLTHPLPLCEIQTIELKNTGAFYRQGDIHVKSVCVSEFPSNRQDVPLCVNNFHIRRGAPWFHDFVQVCDY; encoded by the exons ATGTCTCAGCAACACAATACCATCCTGCTCTGTCTTTTCATCGTCTTCATTACATCACTGGTGCTGG GTTTAGAAAAGAATTCGACACATGAGGAGTGTGCTGACCTGAACAACACCACCTGGCAGGAGTACCGTCAGCGCAGTGTCAAACTGCAGGTTCAGTATCTGCTGCTGACCAGGAAAAACCTGGACTGTGCACAAACGTTCACTCAGCAGTCTCTTACAGAAACAGAGCAGCCGTCTTACTTCAACATCTCCCGCCCCACAAAGGTCATCATCCACGGGTacag GGCTCTGGGCAGTAAGCCGTCCTGGGTGAAGGATCTGGCCGTGGCCCTGCTCCGGGCTCAGGATGTGAACGTGGTGGTGGTGGACTGGATCTACGGCGCCTCATTCGCCTACAACCTGGTGGTGGAAAACTACAAGGAGGTGGCTGTGCAGATCTCTGTTCTCATAAACCAGATGCAG ACAAATGGCTGCAAACTGGAGTCCTTCCACTTCATCGGGATCAGTCTTGGGGCTCACGTCGCTGGATTTGTGGGGACTCTGTTTGAAGGGAAAATCGGAAGAATCACAG GTCTGGATCCTGCTGGTCCCATGTTTAAAGGAGCCGACACCTTCGACCGTTTGGACCCCTCTGACGCTCTGTTTGTCGATGCCATCCACACAGACTCTGACT aTTTTGGCATCTCCATCCCTGTCGGCCATGTGGACTTCTTTCTGAACGGGGGAAAAGATCAGACTGGATGTGCCCGCTCCAGGTTTGCTTCAA TGTACGGCTATGTGATCTGTGACCACATGAGGGCGCTGCACGTCTATATGAGCGCGCTGAACGGCTCGTGCCCGCTGATTGGGATCCCCTGCTCCAGTTATGAGGACTTCCTAAAGGGAAACTGTTTGGACTGTGACATCTTCAAGGGCACATGTCCAACTATAG gtttatCAGAAAACAGTGGGATAACAATATCTCCAATCCCCAAAGAGCAGAGGCTGTTCCTCCTCACGTCTTCTTCGACACCTTTCTGCG CTCATCACATCCTGCTGCGGCTGGAGGTTTCTCCTCTGGATAAGAGCGCTGAGGTCGAGGTGACACTGAGGACGGAGAGCCTCAGGAAAGAACAGAGActgagact tcgGACAGATACGACGATGTACAGGACGGTGTTGACTCACCCGCTGCCTCTGTGTGAGATCCAAACCATCGAGCTGAAGAACACCGGAGCTTTCTACAGGCAGGGAGACATCCACGtcaagtctgtgtgtgtctctgagttcCCCTCCAACAG GCAAGACGTGCCGCTGTGTGTGAACAACTTCCACATCAGACGAGGAGCTCCGTGGTTTCATGACTTCGTGCAGGTGTGCGACTACTAA
- the pla1a gene encoding phospholipase A1 member A isoform X1 codes for MSQQHNTILLCLFIVFITSLVLGLEKNSTHEECADLNNTTWQEYRQRSVKLQVQYLLLTRKNLDCAQTFTQQSLTETEQPSYFNISRPTKVIIHGYRALGSKPSWVKDLAVALLRAQDVNVVVVDWIYGASFAYNLVVENYKEVAVQISVLINQMQTNGCKLESFHFIGISLGAHVAGFVGTLFEGKIGRITGLDPAGPMFKGADTFDRLDPSDALFVDAIHTDSDYFGISIPVGHVDFFLNGGKDQTGCARSRFASILVYFPVYGYVICDHMRALHVYMSALNGSCPLIGIPCSSYEDFLKGNCLDCDIFKGTCPTIGLSENSGITISPIPKEQRLFLLTSSSTPFCAHHILLRLEVSPLDKSAEVEVTLRTESLRKEQRLRLRTDTTMYRTVLTHPLPLCEIQTIELKNTGAFYRQGDIHVKSVCVSEFPSNRQDVPLCVNNFHIRRGAPWFHDFVQVCDY; via the exons ATGTCTCAGCAACACAATACCATCCTGCTCTGTCTTTTCATCGTCTTCATTACATCACTGGTGCTGG GTTTAGAAAAGAATTCGACACATGAGGAGTGTGCTGACCTGAACAACACCACCTGGCAGGAGTACCGTCAGCGCAGTGTCAAACTGCAGGTTCAGTATCTGCTGCTGACCAGGAAAAACCTGGACTGTGCACAAACGTTCACTCAGCAGTCTCTTACAGAAACAGAGCAGCCGTCTTACTTCAACATCTCCCGCCCCACAAAGGTCATCATCCACGGGTacag GGCTCTGGGCAGTAAGCCGTCCTGGGTGAAGGATCTGGCCGTGGCCCTGCTCCGGGCTCAGGATGTGAACGTGGTGGTGGTGGACTGGATCTACGGCGCCTCATTCGCCTACAACCTGGTGGTGGAAAACTACAAGGAGGTGGCTGTGCAGATCTCTGTTCTCATAAACCAGATGCAG ACAAATGGCTGCAAACTGGAGTCCTTCCACTTCATCGGGATCAGTCTTGGGGCTCACGTCGCTGGATTTGTGGGGACTCTGTTTGAAGGGAAAATCGGAAGAATCACAG GTCTGGATCCTGCTGGTCCCATGTTTAAAGGAGCCGACACCTTCGACCGTTTGGACCCCTCTGACGCTCTGTTTGTCGATGCCATCCACACAGACTCTGACT aTTTTGGCATCTCCATCCCTGTCGGCCATGTGGACTTCTTTCTGAACGGGGGAAAAGATCAGACTGGATGTGCCCGCTCCAGGTTTGCTTCAA TTCTTGTCTACTTCCCAGTGTACGGCTATGTGATCTGTGACCACATGAGGGCGCTGCACGTCTATATGAGCGCGCTGAACGGCTCGTGCCCGCTGATTGGGATCCCCTGCTCCAGTTATGAGGACTTCCTAAAGGGAAACTGTTTGGACTGTGACATCTTCAAGGGCACATGTCCAACTATAG gtttatCAGAAAACAGTGGGATAACAATATCTCCAATCCCCAAAGAGCAGAGGCTGTTCCTCCTCACGTCTTCTTCGACACCTTTCTGCG CTCATCACATCCTGCTGCGGCTGGAGGTTTCTCCTCTGGATAAGAGCGCTGAGGTCGAGGTGACACTGAGGACGGAGAGCCTCAGGAAAGAACAGAGActgagact tcgGACAGATACGACGATGTACAGGACGGTGTTGACTCACCCGCTGCCTCTGTGTGAGATCCAAACCATCGAGCTGAAGAACACCGGAGCTTTCTACAGGCAGGGAGACATCCACGtcaagtctgtgtgtgtctctgagttcCCCTCCAACAG GCAAGACGTGCCGCTGTGTGTGAACAACTTCCACATCAGACGAGGAGCTCCGTGGTTTCATGACTTCGTGCAGGTGTGCGACTACTAA
- the hsd3b1 gene encoding hydroxy-delta-5-steroid dehydrogenase, 3 beta- and steroid delta-isomerase 1, producing the protein MSLSGDVCVVTGACGFLGKRLVRLLLQEEKMSEIRLLDKEVKPQLLQTLEDCRGDTKLSAFEGDIRDGDFLRKSCRGASIVFHIASIIDVTNSVEYSEIYGVNVRGTQLLLEACIQENVSSVIYTSTIEVMGPNSMGEPIINGTEDTVYECALKFAYSKTKKEAEERTLQVHDELLPNGGRLATCALRPMYIYGEGCRFLLGHMGDGIRNNNVLYRMSLPEALVNPVYVGNVAVAHLQAARSLKDPQKRDVVGGKFYFISDDTPHISYSDFNHVMMSPLGFSIQEKLMVPLRLFYLFCFLMEIVCMILQPFVRLAPPLSRQLLTMLNTTFSFSYQRAQRDLGYAPRFTWQDARKRTIEWLASQLPQEREKNLS; encoded by the exons ATGTCTCTGAGCGgggatgtttgtgttgtgaccGGAGCCTGTGGATTTCTGGGGAAGCGGCTGGTGAGGcttctgctgcaggaggagaagatgtCAGAGATTCGTCTGCTGGATAAAGAAGTAAAGCCACAACTGTTACAGACTCTGGAAG ACTGTCGAGGCGACACAAAGCTGAGTGCTTTCGAGGGGGACATCAGAGACGGTGATTTCCTGAGAAAAAGCTGCCGAGGCGCTTCGATTGTTTTCCACATCGCGTCCATCATCGATGTGACTAACTCGGTGGAATACAGCGAGATATACGGGGTCAACGTCAGAG GAactcagctgctgctggaggcaTGCATTCAAGAGAACGTGTCGTCGGTCATCTACACCAGCACCATCGAGGTGATGGGGCCAAACTCAATGGGTGAACCCATCATCAACGGCACCGAGGACACAGTTTATGAATGCGCTCTGAAGTTCGCTTACAGCAAGACCAAAAAGGAGGCTGAGGAGAGAACCCTGCAGGTCCACGACGAGCTGCTCCCAAACGGAGGCCGACTTGCTACCTGCGCCCTTCGACCGATGTACATCTATGGGGAGGGCTGCCGCTTCCTGCTGGGCCACATGGGCGACGGGATACGAAACAACAACGTTCTGTATCGCATGTCTCTGCCGGAGGCTTTAGTGAATCCTGTCTATGTGGGCAACGTGGCTGTGGCTCACCTCCAGGCAGCCCGCAGCCTCAAAGATCCACAAAAAAGAGATGTAGTCGGAGGAAAGTTTTACTTCATTTCAGACGACACGCCTCACATTTCCTATTCAGACTTCAACCACGTCATGATGTCACCTCTGGGCTTCAGCATTCAGGAGAAACTGATGGTGCCGCTCCGCCTCTTCTACCTGTTCTGCTTCCTAATGGAGATCGTGTGCATGATACTTCAGCCTTTCGTGCGTCTCGCCCCGCCGCTGAGCCGGCAGCTCCTCACCATGTTGAACACGACGTTCAGCTTCTCCTATCAGAGGGCTCAGAGAGACCTGGGGTACGCCCCCAGGTTCACCTGGCAGGACGCTCGCAAACGCACCATTGAATGGCTTGCTTCACAGCTGCcacaagagagggaaaaaaatctgagctAA
- the si:rp71-68n21.9 gene encoding kelch-like protein 9 produces the protein MQKRKREAAQEVTEVSVKAKKLSHTDASEFCRHFVLLHVHLKDLVGINIRLEGGLGSGLLRKLSSRRSHRRNNSPRPQDANDMGANGDDSGPGRLSRRLSRLGRHQSRDPPRPPAQPERPPAQQDDRPAPPQAQAPAAAPAPLPLPLAMPPKRPDKSTKPKLPRRPLSRVFSSTEHGAAVLQGCDTFRGDETLCDVVLIPGDSKEKFPVHRVIMASSSDYFKAMFTGGMREQEMREIKLHGVTKLGLKNIIDFIYTSKVSLDMGNLQDTLEAANFLQVMPVLSFCNQLLSSEITIDNCVEVERIATDLLLEDVQLNIGEFVSQNLSALVESGRYLQLSETSMANALSSNSLEGFSEVELYNIARGWLGHDPPNRRSSVYALMRHIRFPLMSPGELIGISQDDEEGGDSMMRSETSCVNLLLEASNYQMMPFMQPALQTERTQIRSDATHILALGGVMRQQLVVSRELRLYDENTGHWKALKPMEVPRYQHGVALLGGFLFIVGGQSTYDTKGKTAIDSAYRYDPRFDKWLQIASLNEKRTFFHLSALKGKLYAVGGRNTSGEIDTVECYNLKKNEWTLVNNMVEPHYGHAGSVHGDLMYISGGITRDTFQKELWCYDPVADTWSRRADMMELRGLHCMCTVGDRLYVMGGNHFRGSSDYDDVLGCEYYSPEADQWTVVAPMPRGQSDVGVTVFNGQVYVVGGYSWNSRCMVDIVQRYDPERDVWDRVFNVLEPLGGIRACTMTVHLPEGSVDEAQIQDCPLPTAKS, from the exons atgcagaaaagaaaaagagaagcagcacaggaagtgactgagGTCTCGGTTAAGGCAAAGAAACTCTCTCACACAGATGCTTCAGAGTTCTGCAGACATTTTGTGCTCCTCCACGTTCATCTCAAAGATCTGGTTGGTATCAACATCAGGCTGGAGGGAGGACTCGGGTCCGGTCTGCTGCGGAAGCTTTCTTCCAG GAGATCTCACAGACGAAACAACAGTCCCCGCCCCCAAGACGCCAATGACATGGG GGCCAATGGAGATGACAGCGGGCCGGGGAGGCTGAGCCGCAGGTTGTCTCGTCTGGGCAGACATCAGTCAAGGGATCCTCCAAGACCCCCAGCTCAGCCGGAGAGACCTCCTGCTCAACAAG ATGACAGGCCTGCTCCACCCCAGGCTCAGGCTCCAGCTGCAGCCCCGGCTCCTCTGCCCCTGCCATTGGCAATGCCCCCGAAACGCCCTGACAAATCCACAAAGCCCAAACTGCCCCGCCGACCCCTGAGCAGGGTGTTCAGCAGCACTGAACATGGAGCAGCTGTGTTGCAG gGCTGTGATACTTTTCGGGGAGACGAGACTCTGTGCGATGTCGTTTTGATTCCTGGAGACAGCAAAGAAAAGTTCCCCGTGCATAGAGTCATCATGGCTTCTTCTAGTGATTATTTCAAGGCCATGTTTACAG GAGGCATGAGGGAGCAGGAGATGAGAGAGATCAAGCTGCATGGCGTCACCAAGTTAGGTTTAAAGAACATCATAGACTTCATTTACACGTCCAAAGTCAGCCTGGACATGGGGAATCTGCAGGACACACTGGAGGCTGCAAACTTCCTTCAGGTCATGCCCGTTCTCAGCTTCTGTAACCAGCTGCTCAGCAGTGAG ATCACTATTGATAACTGTGTGGAGGTGGAGCGCATCGCCACTGATTTGCTCCTGGAGGACGTTCAGCTTAATATAG GTGAGTTTGTGAGCCAGAACCTCTCAGCGTTGGTGGAGAGCGGACGCTACCTCCAGCTCTCTGAAACCTCCATGGCCAACGCTCTGTCCAGTAACTCTCTGGAGGGTTTCTCTGAGGTGGAGCTCTACAACATCGCCAGAGGATGGCTTGGCCACGACCCTCCAAATCGCCGCTCATCCGTCTACGCTCTAATGCGTCATATACGCTTCCCACTGATGAGCCCCGGCGAGCTGATCGGGATCTCCCAGGATgacgaggagggaggagactcCATGATGCGCTCCGAGACGTCCTGTGTGAACCTGCTGCTGGAGGCCAGCAACTACCAGATGATGCCTTTCATGCAGCCGGCTCTGCAGACTGAGCGGACACAGATACGCTCCGACGCCACGCACATTCTGGCTCTGGGTGGTGTGATGAGACAGCAGCTGGTGGTCAGCAGAGAGCTGAGGCTGTACGATGAGAATACAGGTCACTGGAAGGCGCTGAAGCCCATGGAGGTGCCGCGTTATCAGCATGGGGTGGCTCTCCTGGGCGGCTTCCTCTTCATCGTTGGAG GTCAGAGCACTTATGACACCAAAGGTAAGACGGCCATCGACAGCGCTTACCGCTACGACCCGCGCTTTGACAAGTGGCTTCAGATCGCCTCACTCAACGAGAAGAGGACGTTCTTCCACCTGAGCGCTCTGAAGGGGAAACTGTACGCAGTCGGAGGGAGGAACACCTCAGGGGAGATTG ACACGGTGGAGTGCTACAACCTGAAGAAGAACGAGTGGACGTTGGTGAACAACATGGTGGAGCCTCACTACGGCCACGCTGGATCAGTTCATGGAGACCTCATGTACATCTCAG GTGGCATTACCCGTGACACATTCCAGAAGGAGCTCTGGTGTTACGATCCTGTCGCTGACACGTGGAGCAGACGAGCCGACATGATGGAGCTCCGCGGCCTGCACTGCATGTGCACCGTGGGAGACAGACTCTACGTCATGGGCGGGAATCACTTCAGAGGCAGCAGCGACTACGACGACGTCCTGGGCTGCGAGTATTACAGCCCGGAGGCGGACCAGTGGACGGTGGTGGCGCCGATGCCGCGGGGCCAGAGCGACGTTGGCGTGACGGTGTTTAACGGGCAGGTCTATGTAGTGGGGGGGTATTCCTGGAACAGCAGGTGCATGGTGGACATTGTGCAGAGGTATGATCCGGAGCGGGACGTGTGGGACAGAGTGTTCAATGTGCTGGAGCCTCTGGGGGGGATTCGTGCTTGTACCATGACGGTACACCTGCCGGAGGGGTCTGTGGACGAGGCCCAGATACAGGACTGTCCACTGCCCACGGCTAAGAGCTGA